The following are encoded in a window of Spiroplasma tabanidicola genomic DNA:
- the fib gene encoding cytoskeletal motor fibril protein Fib, translating into MIGIISTAYFTVRDREGVKTVKKYWWRNMVIQHIKYRGKFFIVATIGYGKANAAMAITYLMEEYPSLETVLNVDLALSTNDKFDTTDTVMSTKFIYRDADLTVFKDIKYGQIVHEPEAFAFNTELVTQVKNFKLGVSDGIVGTADMLIYNSKQFKEMVDKYGQTIDVIDTEAGALAQVAKKSSVNFVALKIMYNNALSPWDNDPLHKFKIYETSNTLKYLLARLFNLLSSRYIIDFSKNTNDELEVINELFELEHDAWIRRFKKDTVSLISGMGPSLMLLDKKAMKPEAVDVVEVMKPKIEDEGPSKVILGEDEWKNAPKKWLRKLMFLQNLSVNDDELLWNKSAKYDLKTGKIFTIEDVAKNIAKLIADRSQDKSSYTYDGTTVNKKHLFVACDAQISFYITHNHTHEFVEGKKKGSQLVANEFMKHLNQMLAEVESPFEKIIVYIKIPAVGSARLPIFLTTKNKVNTPIVFGGYSEKDQNVFTVVDITRNDYDPLKVGSFKVTVRLKTEG; encoded by the coding sequence ATGATCGGAATTATTTCGACAGCTTACTTTACAGTGAGAGACCGTGAAGGTGTTAAAACTGTTAAAAAATATTGATGAAGAAATATGGTTATTCAACACATTAAGTATAGAGGGAAATTTTTCATAGTTGCAACTATCGGATACGGTAAAGCAAATGCCGCTATGGCTATTACATACTTAATGGAAGAGTATCCATCTTTAGAAACAGTGCTAAACGTAGATTTAGCTTTATCAACAAATGACAAATTTGACACAACTGACACAGTTATGTCAACAAAATTTATTTATAGAGATGCTGACTTAACAGTATTTAAAGACATCAAATATGGGCAAATTGTACATGAACCAGAAGCATTTGCATTCAATACTGAATTAGTAACTCAAGTTAAAAATTTTAAATTAGGAGTTTCTGATGGTATTGTTGGAACTGCTGATATGTTAATTTACAATTCAAAACAATTTAAAGAAATGGTAGATAAATATGGACAAACAATTGATGTTATTGATACTGAAGCAGGAGCATTAGCTCAAGTGGCTAAAAAATCAAGCGTTAACTTTGTTGCTTTAAAAATTATGTACAACAATGCTTTATCACCATGAGATAATGATCCATTACATAAATTTAAAATTTATGAAACATCAAATACTTTAAAATACTTATTAGCAAGATTATTCAACTTATTATCATCAAGATACATCATCGACTTTTCAAAAAATACAAACGATGAATTAGAAGTAATTAATGAATTATTTGAATTAGAACATGATGCATGAATTAGAAGATTTAAAAAAGATACAGTATCATTGATTTCAGGAATGGGACCATCATTGATGTTGCTTGATAAAAAAGCTATGAAACCTGAAGCAGTTGATGTTGTTGAAGTTATGAAACCAAAAATTGAAGATGAAGGACCATCAAAAGTTATTTTAGGAGAAGACGAGTGAAAAAATGCTCCAAAAAAATGATTACGTAAATTGATGTTCTTACAAAATTTAAGTGTAAATGACGATGAATTATTATGAAATAAATCAGCTAAATATGATCTAAAAACAGGAAAAATATTTACAATTGAAGATGTTGCAAAAAACATTGCTAAGTTAATTGCTGATCGTTCTCAAGACAAATCATCTTATACATATGATGGAACTACAGTAAACAAAAAACATTTATTTGTAGCATGTGATGCACAAATCTCATTCTACATTACTCACAATCATACTCATGAGTTTGTGGAAGGTAAGAAAAAAGGTTCACAATTAGTAGCAAATGAATTTATGAAACACTTAAATCAAATGTTAGCTGAAGTTGAATCGCCATTTGAAAAAATTATTGTTTACATTAAAATTCCAGCTGTTGGAAGTGCAAGATTACCAATCTTCTTGACAACAAAAAATAAAGTTAATACTCCTATAGTATTTGGTGGATACAGCGAAAAAGACCAAAATGTATTTACAGTTGTTGACATCACAAGAAATGATTATGACCCACTAAAAGTTGGTTCATTCAAAGTTACAGTTCGTTTAAAAACTGAGGGTTAA